The Crocosphaera sp. UHCC 0190 DNA window AGTTCGGGGAGTTCTTTCGCTTTGAGTTCTTTGACGGTAATGGTGAAAATAACGGGTTTTCCGGCTAAATCTTCCCTTGGATAGTCTTCTGGGAAGGTTAGGGTGATCTCTTTGGTTTCTTCGGGTTTCATTCCCACCATTCCTTCTACCATTCCGGCAATGAAGCGTCCTTCTTCGAGATCGACTTGAAAATCTTTCCCTTCAACCCCTGTAATGGGTTCACCTTCTTCTCCCTCTGCGGGAACCGTGCTGCCTTGATAATCAATGATAGCCACATCCCCCATCTGAGCAGGACGATCTTCCACAGGAATAAGGGTTGCTTGTTTTTCTTGCTGTTCTTTTAACCAGTCTTCTAGCTGTTGCGGATCATAGACGGTTTCTTCTGCTTTGACAGTAAGACTTTTATAGTCTCCAAGTTCAATGGAGGGGGGAACATCCACCGTAGCAGAAAAGGTGAGGGGTTCTCCTGGGCTGAATTTTCCGACTAATTCTTCAAAATTCGAGCGTAAAATATAATTGCCGATGAATTTGATAGATTCTTGCTCAATGGCTTCTTTTACGCTACTTTGTAACAGTTCTTCTAGGGTAGCAGCTTTAACGTAACGGGTTCCTAAGCGTTGCAGTAAAATGGGGCGGGGGACTTTTCCTTTGCGAAACCCAGGAATATTGGCGGTACGGGCCAAGTTATTGACCATTTTTTCATAGGCTTTTTTGCCGATTTCTGCTGGAATTTCGATTTCTAAGCCAATTTGACTATCGGGGAGTTTTTCCTGGGTTACTTTCATAGGTGTTAGGATTTCGGACAGTTTATGATCTTACCATTGATGTCAGCAAAAGGCAATTATAACTTTTTTGAGCGTGTTTGGGGGTTGGTTTTAGCTGACTGGCAATATAAAGAACCGCTCTATTTTAGCTTGGGTGTTTATTGTGTTGATGATATTTAAACATTTTAATATGATTTGATGCCAACTACTAAAAATTTAGAG harbors:
- the tig gene encoding trigger factor; its protein translation is MKVTQEKLPDSQIGLEIEIPAEIGKKAYEKMVNNLARTANIPGFRKGKVPRPILLQRLGTRYVKAATLEELLQSSVKEAIEQESIKFIGNYILRSNFEELVGKFSPGEPLTFSATVDVPPSIELGDYKSLTVKAEETVYDPQQLEDWLKEQQEKQATLIPVEDRPAQMGDVAIIDYQGSTVPAEGEEGEPITGVEGKDFQVDLEEGRFIAGMVEGMVGMKPEETKEITLTFPEDYPREDLAGKPVIFTITVKELKAKELPELDDDLAEEISEYETMAELREAKEKEFTETAEESTKRSIHDGLITEFSNICTADLPDTLVQEEVTRVLTQTAMQMEQMGLDLRQLFTQENLPKLRENARPEAVQRLKQTLILQELAKVESIIVDDAALEERINKVQEQLSGQDVDPDKLKEFVAEELLTEKTLDWLQEQATVELVPQGTLKAETEDSEEGETETTIEAEVSENTDD